In the genome of Carnobacterium viridans, one region contains:
- a CDS encoding dicarboxylate/amino acid:cation symporter, protein MSRNSRIMKKPSLMLQVIIGAAAGIIVGYFSKNVGLQLEVLGTIFMNLIQMIIVPLIFPVIILAIVNISDSKSFGKVAGKSFVYFFSVTTGLIVLSVLVGKWTGIGSNFQTGNVSTESLNGIASGIDFQSFFLSIVPSNLFQAFADGNLLPIIFFGIFLGLSLVSIGEKGRPVIVFFESWSQAMFKMVDYAISFAPIGVFGFLAYDIAAYGIGNLLSLGQFVLFTYLAFMVVVLLVFPIIAWFFHVPYFALLKEISDLIVLVFTTGSSSVVLPSLIDRLKKFGVSPAVSSFVTPLGYSFNLDGACVYISLATMFIVNMYDVTLGFGEIVALVLFLTIITKGIAAVPSGAVVVLLAAATQLGLPAEGVALMVSVDFFINMGRSAVNVVGNALAPVLIAQSETAFEYEKNRNFTKEALEAEK, encoded by the coding sequence ATGTCAAGAAACAGTAGAATTATGAAAAAGCCAAGCTTAATGCTGCAAGTTATTATTGGGGCTGCGGCAGGTATAATTGTAGGATATTTCAGTAAAAACGTAGGGCTTCAGTTAGAAGTACTTGGGACGATATTTATGAACTTGATTCAAATGATTATAGTACCACTAATTTTTCCAGTCATCATTTTGGCTATCGTTAATATTAGTGATTCTAAAAGTTTTGGAAAAGTGGCAGGTAAGTCTTTTGTCTATTTCTTTTCTGTAACAACAGGATTGATTGTTTTGAGTGTTTTAGTAGGGAAATGGACTGGAATTGGCAGTAACTTCCAAACAGGAAACGTTTCGACTGAGTCACTTAATGGGATAGCAAGTGGGATCGATTTTCAAAGTTTTTTCCTAAGCATAGTACCAAGTAATTTATTTCAAGCTTTTGCAGATGGCAATCTGTTGCCGATTATCTTTTTCGGTATTTTTCTAGGGCTGTCTTTAGTATCTATAGGCGAAAAAGGCAGACCCGTGATTGTGTTTTTTGAATCATGGTCGCAGGCGATGTTTAAAATGGTAGACTATGCAATTTCTTTTGCTCCAATTGGTGTATTTGGATTTCTGGCATATGATATAGCTGCTTACGGTATTGGAAATTTACTTTCTTTAGGGCAATTCGTCTTGTTTACGTACCTTGCGTTCATGGTCGTAGTCTTACTCGTTTTTCCAATAATTGCTTGGTTTTTCCATGTACCCTACTTCGCATTACTTAAAGAAATTAGCGATTTGATCGTTCTTGTTTTCACGACAGGCAGCTCAAGCGTGGTATTGCCATCTCTTATTGATCGCTTAAAGAAATTTGGCGTATCGCCGGCGGTTTCTTCTTTTGTAACCCCGCTTGGTTATTCATTTAATTTAGATGGAGCATGTGTTTATATTAGCTTAGCAACAATGTTTATTGTTAACATGTATGATGTAACACTAGGATTTGGCGAGATTGTCGCGCTTGTTTTATTTTTAACCATCATTACTAAAGGCATTGCAGCCGTTCCTTCGGGAGCAGTAGTGGTATTGTTAGCAGCAGCAACACAACTTGGCTTACCTGCTGAAGGAGTTGCACTGATGGTTTCAGTAGACTTCTTTATCAACATGGGCCGGTCAGCAGTTAACGTTGTTGGAAATGCATTAGCACCAGTTCTAATTGCTCAATCAGAAACTGCATTTGAGTATGAGAAAAATAGAAATTTCACTAAAGAAGCTTTGGAAGCTGAGAAATAA
- a CDS encoding 1-phosphofructokinase family hexose kinase — translation MIYTITLNPTIDRLLHLDGELTKEKNNRLESIAYDIGGKGHHGSFAMSKLGVENQALGFCGTTNKGQLDKILEQKNINHDFVEIYGKPTRESYVILEKGISGSILITEKGYDVSSYAKSLLFDKIEEKVGAEDTVLIAGSMPPGFEIKDLEKLMMLLNKIGCFIACDLSGEALKTAVKFGVDFIKPNRFEIEELSKQGQTLLETVKELTKTIDYVIVSQGGAGSLCGHENEFYQIKPPAVVVKNDTGAGDCFVGSFLASLTQQKTFVDALTFATACSASKVQYNDSSSFSVKDAENLQKKVVVEKID, via the coding sequence ATGATTTATACCATCACTTTAAACCCAACTATTGATCGTTTGTTGCATCTTGATGGAGAGCTGACCAAAGAAAAGAACAATCGCTTGGAGAGTATTGCTTATGATATAGGAGGTAAAGGGCATCATGGTTCCTTTGCTATGAGTAAATTAGGCGTGGAAAATCAAGCATTAGGTTTTTGTGGCACGACCAATAAAGGACAATTAGATAAAATATTGGAACAAAAAAATATCAACCACGACTTTGTAGAAATCTATGGCAAACCAACAAGAGAAAGTTATGTCATCTTAGAAAAAGGAATCAGCGGCAGTATTCTGATTACTGAAAAAGGATATGACGTTTCTAGTTATGCTAAATCTTTATTATTTGATAAAATTGAAGAAAAGGTGGGAGCGGAAGACACCGTTTTGATAGCGGGTTCTATGCCACCAGGTTTTGAAATCAAAGACTTAGAAAAACTAATGATGCTATTAAACAAAATAGGCTGTTTTATTGCTTGTGATCTTTCAGGTGAAGCTTTAAAAACAGCTGTGAAATTTGGTGTCGATTTTATTAAACCAAATCGATTTGAAATAGAAGAACTATCTAAACAAGGTCAAACGCTCCTAGAAACGGTGAAAGAATTAACAAAAACAATTGATTACGTTATTGTGTCTCAAGGCGGAGCAGGTAGTTTATGCGGGCACGAAAATGAATTTTATCAAATCAAACCTCCTGCTGTAGTCGTTAAAAATGATACAGGTGCTGGTGATTGTTTTGTCGGTTCGTTTTTAGCTTCTCTAACACAACAAAAAACTTTTGTTGACGCTCTGACGTTTGCTACAGCTTGTTCAGCCAGTAAAGTGCAATATAATGATAGTTCATCCTTTAGTGTCAAAGATGCTGAGAACTTACAAAAAAAAGTAGTTGTAGAAAAAATAGACTAA
- a CDS encoding MurR/RpiR family transcriptional regulator → MDLEVLVNQHFHELNENDLQIISYIMKHKNKCQTMPIVELAQKTLTSKSSIVRLAKKLGFSGFSEFKYSLKKDSDYTQRNEAQVNFSSLQSEDSKATAKLFNQTDVVPMLKEIHSAKRIFCYGTGWGQRDVLSDFRRNMVPLEKFLILLSAQKELQMAAASTFTEGDLLIVLSLSGDIQEVKDEMTLLKLKEIPILSITSLRNNNLASMATHNLYFQATPIVLNGEDIFSFFSLFQVTDSLFRSYLDFYQNNESERQVE, encoded by the coding sequence TTGGATTTAGAAGTGCTCGTGAACCAGCATTTTCATGAATTAAATGAAAATGACTTGCAAATTATATCATACATTATGAAACATAAAAATAAATGCCAAACGATGCCGATTGTTGAATTGGCACAGAAAACACTTACTTCAAAATCGTCCATTGTGAGGTTAGCAAAGAAATTAGGCTTCTCAGGGTTTAGTGAATTTAAATATAGTTTGAAAAAGGATTCCGATTATACACAAAGGAATGAGGCTCAAGTGAATTTTAGTTCACTGCAAAGTGAAGATAGTAAGGCAACTGCAAAGTTATTTAATCAAACAGACGTTGTTCCTATGTTAAAGGAAATTCATTCTGCCAAACGGATTTTTTGTTATGGAACAGGTTGGGGACAAAGAGATGTTCTTTCCGATTTTAGGCGAAATATGGTGCCGTTAGAAAAGTTTTTGATTCTTCTATCCGCTCAAAAAGAGCTGCAAATGGCAGCAGCATCAACGTTTACGGAAGGAGATTTATTAATTGTTTTATCTTTAAGCGGAGATATTCAGGAAGTAAAAGATGAAATGACTCTGCTTAAACTAAAAGAAATTCCTATTTTATCTATTACTAGCCTAAGAAATAACAATTTGGCTTCTATGGCAACACATAATCTTTATTTTCAAGCTACACCAATTGTTTTAAATGGTGAAGATATCTTTTCTTTCTTCTCACTTTTTCAGGTTACGGACTCTCTGTTCAGATCGTATCTTGATTTTTATCAAAATAATGAATCAGAAAGGCAGGTTGAGTAA
- a CDS encoding 6-phospho-alpha-glucosidase: MTLKKQSILVAGGGSTFTPGIIMMLLENLEIFPIRQIKFYDNDEERQKQIADAVEIVLKERAPEIEFLATTDPETAFTDIDFVMAHIRVGKYAMREQDEKIPLKYGVIGQETCGPGGISYGMRSIGGVLELIDYMEQYSPDAWMLNYSNPAAIVAEATRKLKPNSKIINICDMPVGIEHRMAEILGLKSRKDMTVRYYGLNHFGWWTDIRDKDGNDLMPAIKKHVAEHGYVTPGELEGTPGEDIEPSWMHTYGKAKETFALDPNTLPNTYLKYYLFPQDEAEKANPEYTRANEVMDNREKQVFSECNRISTIKTAEDAKLVTDDHASYIVDLARAIAYNTHERMLLIVPNDGAISNFDPTAMVEIPCIVGSNGPETINQGEIPRFQKGLMEQQVAVEKLVVEAWEEKSYQKLWQALTVSKIVPNARVAREILDDLIVANKGFWPELS, encoded by the coding sequence ATGACTTTAAAAAAACAATCAATTTTAGTAGCAGGTGGCGGAAGCACATTTACACCGGGAATCATTATGATGTTATTAGAAAATTTAGAAATATTTCCAATCCGTCAAATAAAATTTTATGATAATGATGAGGAAAGACAAAAGCAAATTGCAGATGCTGTAGAAATCGTATTAAAAGAACGTGCGCCAGAAATTGAATTCTTAGCAACTACTGATCCAGAAACCGCTTTTACTGATATCGACTTTGTGATGGCACACATCCGAGTTGGAAAATATGCTATGCGTGAGCAAGATGAAAAGATACCTTTAAAATATGGTGTAATTGGACAAGAAACATGTGGACCAGGTGGGATTTCTTATGGAATGCGTTCAATTGGAGGCGTATTAGAATTAATTGATTATATGGAACAATACTCACCAGATGCTTGGATGCTGAACTATTCGAATCCGGCAGCCATCGTGGCAGAAGCGACTCGTAAGCTAAAACCAAATAGCAAAATTATTAATATTTGTGATATGCCGGTTGGAATCGAACACCGTATGGCGGAGATTTTAGGACTGAAAAGCCGTAAAGATATGACAGTTCGATATTACGGCTTGAACCACTTTGGTTGGTGGACAGATATTCGTGATAAAGATGGCAACGATTTGATGCCGGCAATCAAAAAACACGTTGCAGAACATGGATATGTTACTCCAGGTGAATTAGAAGGTACTCCAGGTGAAGATATTGAACCGAGCTGGATGCACACATATGGCAAAGCAAAAGAAACATTTGCTTTGGATCCAAATACTTTACCAAATACGTACTTGAAGTACTACTTGTTCCCGCAAGATGAAGCTGAAAAAGCCAATCCTGAATACACTCGTGCGAATGAAGTAATGGATAACCGTGAAAAACAAGTGTTTTCTGAGTGTAACCGTATTTCAACTATCAAGACAGCTGAAGATGCAAAATTAGTAACAGATGATCATGCTTCATATATTGTCGATTTAGCAAGAGCGATTGCTTATAATACTCATGAAAGAATGTTATTAATCGTACCAAATGATGGCGCTATCTCTAACTTCGATCCGACAGCAATGGTAGAAATCCCATGTATCGTAGGATCAAATGGCCCTGAAACAATCAATCAAGGAGAAATTCCACGTTTCCAAAAAGGATTGATGGAACAACAAGTAGCTGTTGAAAAATTAGTCGTTGAAGCTTGGGAAGAAAAATCTTACCAAAAATTGTGGCAAGCACTGACAGTATCTAAAATTGTACCTAATGCTCGTGTAGCACGAGAAATACTAGATGATTTGATAGTAGCTAATAAAGGATTTTGGCCTGAATTAAGTTAA
- a CDS encoding alpha-glucoside-specific PTS transporter subunit IIBC, with amino-acid sequence MMQKLQRFGGAMFTPVLLFAFSGIILAIAIMLQNTLIMGDIATAGTMWANFWSIVESGGWTVFNQMELLFVIGLPLGLAKKANGRAVLEAVVVYMTFNNFVGKILDLMGPTFGVDFTQEAGGDSGIKMIAGIKTLDTNLIGAILVAAIVVWLHNRFFETKLPDFLGIFQGSSLVVMIGFFLMLPLAFLTAWGWPIIQGLISSMQGFLASSGTLGVWLYVFLERLLIPTGMHHFIYQPFIYGPAVVEGGITAYWLNNLSDFASSTVPLKELFPAGGFGLHNVSKIFAPLGIAAAFYATADPAKKKKTLALLIPTALTAVLAGITEPFEFTFLFIAPQLFLVHAALAATLGATVYAFGVVGDVGSGLITMLTQFIIPMSINHLGTVLTLVGTGLAFSVIYFFVFRFAILKFDIKTPGRELEEEVKMYSKKDYRERQANGKTVPANGGAYASSAAHYLEGLGGTANIADVNNCATRLRVSVKDETLVKEDSFFKAAGAHGVVRKGKAFQVIVGLDVPQVRDAFEDEMKRNEVLADTDSQTEPMV; translated from the coding sequence ATGATGCAAAAACTACAGCGATTTGGTGGGGCGATGTTTACTCCAGTTTTATTATTTGCTTTCTCAGGTATTATCTTAGCTATTGCTATTATGCTTCAAAATACATTAATTATGGGAGATATCGCAACCGCGGGTACAATGTGGGCGAACTTTTGGTCAATTGTTGAATCTGGTGGTTGGACTGTTTTCAATCAGATGGAATTACTATTTGTTATTGGTCTACCTCTTGGATTAGCTAAAAAAGCTAATGGAAGAGCAGTTTTAGAAGCAGTCGTTGTTTATATGACTTTTAACAACTTTGTTGGAAAAATTCTTGATCTGATGGGTCCAACTTTTGGTGTAGACTTTACACAAGAAGCTGGCGGAGACAGTGGGATAAAAATGATTGCTGGAATTAAAACATTGGATACCAATCTAATTGGCGCTATATTAGTTGCAGCTATTGTTGTTTGGTTGCATAACCGTTTCTTTGAAACTAAACTACCAGATTTCTTAGGTATTTTCCAAGGTTCTTCATTGGTTGTTATGATCGGATTTTTCCTAATGCTTCCGTTAGCATTTTTAACAGCTTGGGGCTGGCCAATCATTCAAGGTTTGATTAGTTCAATGCAAGGTTTCTTAGCTTCATCAGGAACTTTAGGTGTATGGTTATATGTATTCTTGGAAAGACTTTTGATACCAACTGGAATGCATCATTTCATTTATCAACCGTTCATTTATGGACCAGCAGTTGTAGAAGGCGGGATCACAGCTTATTGGTTAAACAATTTAAGCGATTTTGCTTCATCAACAGTTCCACTTAAAGAGTTATTCCCGGCTGGTGGGTTTGGATTGCACAATGTTTCGAAAATCTTTGCTCCTCTTGGCATAGCAGCAGCATTTTACGCAACAGCAGATCCAGCTAAAAAGAAAAAAACGTTGGCTTTATTGATCCCAACAGCTTTAACAGCTGTTCTTGCTGGTATTACAGAGCCGTTTGAATTTACGTTCTTGTTTATTGCACCACAATTGTTCTTAGTACATGCTGCTTTAGCAGCAACTTTAGGAGCAACCGTTTATGCATTTGGTGTTGTGGGTGATGTAGGTAGTGGATTGATTACGATGTTGACACAATTTATCATACCTATGTCAATCAATCATCTCGGAACAGTATTAACGTTGGTTGGAACTGGGTTAGCATTTAGTGTCATTTACTTCTTTGTATTCCGTTTTGCTATTTTAAAATTTGATATCAAAACACCTGGTAGAGAACTAGAAGAAGAAGTTAAGATGTATTCTAAAAAAGATTACCGTGAAAGACAAGCAAATGGAAAGACAGTTCCTGCAAATGGTGGAGCTTATGCAAGTAGTGCAGCTCATTATTTAGAAGGGCTTGGCGGTACAGCCAATATTGCGGATGTAAATAATTGTGCTACAAGATTAAGAGTGTCTGTTAAAGATGAAACTCTAGTCAAAGAAGACAGTTTCTTTAAAGCAGCTGGCGCTCATGGGGTCGTTCGTAAAGGAAAAGCCTTCCAGGTTATCGTTGGATTGGATGTGCCTCAAGTAAGAGATGCATTTGAAGATGAAATGAAAAGGAATGAAGTTTTAGCAGATACTGATAGTCAAACAGAACCAATGGTTTAA
- a CDS encoding MDR family MFS transporter — MVQEENQDMSFGHVISILGVILMGSFVTILNQTLMSTALPSIMKEFSITATQGQWLTTAYMLINGIMVPITAYLVNRFTTRQLYLFSMIVFSIGTLVAATSSVYSVLIVGRMIQAIGAGIILPLQMIVVLYLFPIEKRGSAMGLIGLAMNFAPAIGPTFSGWVVQNYHWNMLFYFILPFAILDVVVAFFVLKNVGEVGRPKLDLISVIYSTLGFGGLLFGLSNASSHDFMSINVALPLVVGIIALILLVNRCNHSKEPLLNFGIFKYRGYRLNIIISFVLTAGMYGAIILLPIYFQTIRGMTPMESGMILLPGSLVMAVMSPITGRMFDKYGSKKLAMSGLMLVTVGTFVIGLININTPIYIIVILQMVRTLGFALTLMPIQTAAFNAVPLELASHAAAMFNTQRQLAGSMGTALFVVVMMLVSQNKLAEHVTGQLADLAGFQMVFKLVGLLSLVAFIMTLFIKEKPFLPKGKLIENN, encoded by the coding sequence ATGGTTCAAGAAGAAAATCAAGATATGTCATTTGGACATGTTATATCAATTTTAGGAGTTATTTTGATGGGGTCATTCGTGACTATACTAAATCAAACTCTTATGAGTACAGCTTTACCAAGTATTATGAAAGAATTTTCAATCACAGCTACACAAGGTCAGTGGTTAACAACTGCTTATATGTTAATCAATGGAATCATGGTGCCAATTACAGCCTATCTGGTAAATCGATTTACCACACGTCAGTTGTATCTCTTTTCAATGATTGTTTTTTCAATCGGAACACTTGTTGCTGCCACTTCTAGTGTTTATAGTGTATTGATTGTTGGAAGAATGATTCAAGCAATAGGAGCAGGAATTATTTTGCCGCTACAAATGATTGTGGTATTGTATCTTTTCCCAATTGAAAAAAGAGGCTCAGCAATGGGGTTGATTGGTTTAGCGATGAACTTCGCTCCAGCAATTGGGCCAACATTCTCTGGATGGGTAGTGCAAAATTACCACTGGAATATGTTGTTCTACTTTATCTTACCATTCGCCATTTTAGATGTTGTAGTTGCCTTCTTCGTCTTGAAAAATGTTGGTGAAGTAGGTCGCCCTAAATTAGATTTAATCAGTGTCATCTATTCAACATTAGGTTTTGGCGGTCTATTATTCGGTCTTAGCAATGCATCTTCACATGATTTCATGAGTATTAATGTAGCCTTACCTTTAGTTGTTGGGATTATAGCTTTAATTTTACTGGTTAACCGATGCAATCATTCAAAAGAGCCTTTATTAAACTTTGGTATATTTAAATACAGAGGATACCGTTTAAACATCATTATTTCATTCGTATTAACAGCGGGAATGTATGGGGCTATAATTTTATTGCCCATTTACTTCCAAACGATACGTGGAATGACACCGATGGAATCAGGAATGATTCTTTTGCCAGGTTCACTCGTTATGGCTGTTATGAGTCCCATCACTGGTAGAATGTTTGATAAATATGGTTCTAAAAAATTAGCTATGAGTGGATTAATGTTGGTCACAGTTGGAACTTTTGTTATTGGTTTAATAAATATTAATACACCTATCTATATTATTGTAATACTGCAAATGGTTCGTACGTTAGGTTTTGCATTAACGTTGATGCCTATTCAAACAGCAGCGTTCAATGCTGTTCCTCTAGAGTTAGCTTCCCATGCTGCAGCAATGTTTAATACTCAACGCCAATTAGCTGGATCAATGGGAACAGCGTTGTTTGTTGTTGTGATGATGCTTGTTTCTCAAAATAAACTAGCAGAACATGTTACAGGACAACTAGCTGATTTAGCTGGTTTTCAAATGGTCTTTAAATTAGTTGGACTACTATCATTAGTAGCTTTCATTATGACATTGTTTATCAAGGAAAAACCGTTTTTACCTAAAGGAAAATTAATTGAAAATAATTAA
- a CDS encoding fructose bisphosphate aldolase: MQKEQFERMKNGQGFIAALDQSGGSTPKALELYGIAPDAYSNETEMFDLVHDMRTRLMTSPAFNSDSILGAILFEQTMDRKVEDLYTADYLWEKKGVVPFLKVDKGLAEETDGVQLMKPNPNLDELLHRANERHIFGTKMRSLIKEANPEAIKKVVDQQFEVGKQIIAAGLVPIIEPEVDINSKDKEKSEALLKNEILSQLDNLSESDNVMLKLSIPTIDNFYEELIEHPRVVRVVALSGGYTREKADEALARNHGLIASFSRALSEGLSASQSDEEYNALLKESIKQIYNASIT, encoded by the coding sequence ATGCAAAAAGAACAATTCGAACGAATGAAAAACGGACAAGGATTTATTGCAGCATTGGACCAAAGTGGCGGAAGTACTCCAAAAGCTTTAGAACTTTACGGCATTGCACCTGACGCATATTCAAATGAAACTGAGATGTTTGATTTAGTCCATGACATGCGAACTCGTCTCATGACTTCTCCAGCTTTTAATTCTGATTCAATCTTAGGTGCTATTTTATTTGAGCAAACAATGGATCGCAAAGTAGAAGACCTTTATACAGCCGATTATTTATGGGAGAAGAAAGGCGTAGTTCCTTTCTTAAAAGTCGATAAAGGTTTAGCAGAAGAAACTGACGGTGTTCAGTTAATGAAACCTAACCCTAACTTAGATGAATTATTGCACAGAGCTAATGAACGCCATATTTTCGGAACAAAAATGCGTTCATTAATTAAAGAAGCTAACCCTGAAGCTATTAAAAAAGTTGTTGACCAACAATTCGAAGTTGGAAAACAAATCATTGCAGCAGGTCTTGTTCCAATCATTGAACCAGAAGTGGATATTAACAGCAAAGACAAAGAGAAGTCTGAAGCTCTCTTAAAAAATGAGATTCTATCTCAACTAGATAATTTAAGCGAATCAGATAATGTCATGTTAAAACTCTCTATTCCTACAATTGATAATTTTTACGAAGAATTGATTGAACATCCTAGAGTTGTGCGAGTAGTCGCTCTTTCAGGTGGTTATACACGTGAAAAAGCTGATGAAGCTTTAGCACGTAATCATGGATTGATCGCTAGTTTTTCAAGAGCTTTATCTGAGGGGTTAAGCGCTAGTCAGTCAGACGAAGAATATAATGCCTTATTAAAGGAATCCATCAAACAAATTTACAACGCCTCTATCACTTGA
- a CDS encoding metallophosphoesterase, with the protein MTTDYGVKKMFTDRRLTEAYEKARVEEFDENSKYIFFSDIHRGNGSISDEFTRNRNTFLHALNYYYNNGFTYIEAGDGDEMLEYSDFTYTKNAHDKVFDLIKKFFDDDRLIKLYGNHDIALKNPKFVEKNYYTNYDEYTEEFFDFLKGLKPVESLVLRYKKTGQEILTVHGHQGDAPNDQFAFFTMLSLKFFWRFLHGFGIRNPSSPVKNVTKRHKIEKNFGKWIKKNKIMLICGHTHRFKYPKDKDLPYFNTGCCVYPTIITGIEITEGQVQLVRWETKVNKNGVLTIEKDTMRGPEPIEEFDMRLEGWNKNNSTL; encoded by the coding sequence ATGACAACTGATTATGGGGTGAAAAAAATGTTCACAGATAGACGATTAACTGAAGCATACGAAAAGGCTAGAGTGGAAGAATTTGATGAGAATTCTAAATATATTTTTTTTAGTGACATCCATCGAGGTAATGGAAGTATATCAGATGAGTTCACGCGAAATCGAAATACCTTTCTTCATGCATTAAATTATTATTATAATAACGGATTTACTTATATTGAAGCTGGAGATGGAGATGAGATGCTTGAATATTCTGATTTTACTTATACAAAAAATGCGCATGATAAAGTATTCGACCTCATAAAAAAATTTTTTGATGATGATCGTTTAATAAAGCTGTATGGCAATCATGATATTGCTTTAAAAAATCCAAAATTTGTTGAAAAGAATTATTACACAAATTACGATGAATACACAGAAGAGTTTTTTGATTTTTTAAAAGGGCTTAAACCTGTTGAATCACTCGTATTAAGATACAAAAAAACAGGACAAGAAATTTTGACGGTACATGGACATCAAGGTGATGCACCTAATGATCAATTTGCTTTTTTCACTATGCTATCTTTAAAATTCTTTTGGCGCTTTCTGCATGGGTTTGGTATTCGAAACCCTTCAAGTCCGGTAAAAAATGTAACGAAAAGACATAAAATTGAGAAAAATTTTGGAAAATGGATCAAAAAAAACAAAATCATGCTTATCTGCGGTCATACCCACCGATTTAAGTACCCGAAAGATAAAGACCTTCCTTATTTCAACACCGGTTGCTGCGTTTATCCTACGATTATTACGGGAATTGAAATAACTGAAGGTCAAGTTCAACTAGTGCGTTGGGAAACCAAAGTAAATAAAAATGGTGTTTTAACTATCGAAAAAGATACGATGCGAGGACCAGAGCCAATCGAAGAATTTGATATGCGATTGGAAGGCTGGAACAAAAATAATAGTACATTATAA
- a CDS encoding SDR family oxidoreductase, producing the protein MGRLQMHQMDRKKSSSMKDLHLKKLKDQVVVITGASSGIGLVTARMAAEKGAKVVVAARNEEALQKLVEELQRKGHSAIYVKADVGKEEDVNAIAEATLREFGRFDTWVNNAGISIFGHSMDVSTEDMRRMFETNFWGVVYGSKAAVEHYKDRKTPGALINVGALFGDRGTTIQSTYAAAKFAVHGWTESIRMELEKEHAPVSVTLVHPGRVDTPYNEHAMSYMDKQPGHRGMIYPPEAVAEAILYAAENPKRDLFVGSQAKIFAILGRALPRFTDKLVEKVMYPTQHLDRPSNPPEKSGLYHAGYGLHERGTTKGWVRSNSYYVKAAKHPIIITTAITGAGALLLMAAKKKKKMKM; encoded by the coding sequence ATGGGAAGATTGCAAATGCATCAAATGGATCGGAAAAAAAGCAGCAGCATGAAAGATTTGCATTTAAAGAAATTAAAAGACCAAGTTGTTGTCATTACAGGAGCTTCTAGCGGGATAGGTTTAGTGACAGCAAGAATGGCTGCGGAAAAAGGAGCAAAAGTTGTTGTAGCTGCAAGAAATGAAGAAGCACTGCAGAAATTAGTAGAAGAACTGCAACGGAAAGGTCATTCAGCTATTTACGTTAAAGCAGATGTTGGAAAAGAAGAAGATGTAAACGCGATTGCTGAAGCAACTTTAAGAGAATTTGGGCGTTTTGATACGTGGGTCAACAATGCGGGTATTTCTATTTTTGGACATTCAATGGATGTAAGCACAGAAGACATGAGACGTATGTTTGAAACGAATTTTTGGGGTGTGGTTTACGGCAGCAAGGCAGCTGTAGAGCATTACAAAGACCGTAAAACACCTGGGGCATTGATTAATGTAGGGGCTTTATTTGGTGATAGAGGAACTACAATTCAATCAACCTATGCCGCTGCTAAATTTGCTGTACATGGATGGACTGAAAGTATTCGTATGGAATTGGAAAAGGAACATGCGCCTGTTTCTGTAACACTGGTTCACCCTGGTAGAGTTGATACGCCATACAATGAACATGCAATGAGTTATATGGATAAACAACCAGGCCATAGAGGAATGATCTACCCGCCTGAAGCAGTAGCGGAAGCTATTTTATATGCGGCAGAAAATCCAAAGCGTGATCTTTTTGTGGGTTCTCAAGCTAAGATATTTGCCATATTGGGCAGAGCACTTCCGCGCTTTACAGATAAATTAGTAGAAAAAGTGATGTACCCTACTCAACATTTAGACAGACCGTCTAATCCGCCAGAAAAAAGCGGATTGTATCATGCAGGATATGGATTACATGAGAGAGGAACTACAAAAGGTTGGGTCCGCTCAAATAGCTATTATGTAAAAGCAGCTAAGCATCCCATCATCATAACAACGGCAATTACTGGCGCAGGAGCTTTGCTTTTAATGGCAGCTAAAAAGAAAAAGAAAATGAAAATGTGA